A region of Ferruginibacter albus DNA encodes the following proteins:
- a CDS encoding deoxynucleoside kinase, translating to MKYNFITIEGNIGAGKTTLAHMLSKHFNARLILEQFADNPFLPKFYENPQQYAFPLELFFMAERYKQLKELLQTKDMFQNITVSDYLFTKCLLFAKVNLPDEEFRLYQKLFDIINPQIVQPDILIYLHAPVNRLQQNIKSRNRTYEQAISNSYLFNLQETYTQYIKQHNIKTLFIDSSNADFLGDSGHLQIVIDALDKEYSDGQHYITLP from the coding sequence TTGAAGTATAATTTTATTACCATAGAAGGAAATATTGGCGCCGGCAAAACCACGCTGGCACACATGCTTAGTAAACATTTTAATGCACGATTGATATTAGAGCAATTTGCAGACAATCCTTTTCTACCTAAATTTTACGAAAACCCGCAACAGTATGCTTTTCCACTGGAATTATTTTTTATGGCTGAACGCTATAAACAATTAAAAGAATTGCTGCAAACAAAAGACATGTTCCAAAACATTACTGTTTCAGATTATCTTTTTACCAAGTGTTTATTGTTTGCCAAGGTTAATTTACCGGATGAAGAATTTCGTTTGTATCAAAAACTGTTTGATATCATTAACCCGCAGATCGTTCAACCCGACATATTGATTTATTTGCATGCGCCTGTTAACAGGCTGCAACAAAATATTAAAAGTCGTAATCGAACATACGAGCAGGCAATCAGTAACAGTTATTTATTTAATCTACAGGAAACATACACTCAGTACATCAAACAGCATAATATAAAAACGCTATTTATTGATTCATCCAATGCTGATTTCTTAGGCGATTCCGGTCATCTGCAAATTGTGATTGACGCTTTAGATAAAGAGTACAGCGATGGGCAACATTACATTACACTTCCTTGA
- a CDS encoding MFS transporter, whose product MNKPISAALKIPEFRNFIIGRFVFVMGIRMMGTLVAWWMYELTRDAFYIGMIGLAEAIPAVSLALYAGLVIDKSEKRKLLVSTVILYAVAAAILLGTSTHWFNDAFGKKVIIAFVYSIIFCTGIVRAFTGPSFGAIIASLVPRELLTTASQLNSSAYLTASISGHALAGFLIAGINVTGTFLVITIFIAVASFLLSRIKEIPPIISAEKKTLEAVGEGLKYVLKTKEVLGALSLDLFAVLFGGAVAMVPVYAKDILHVGPIGFGWLNAAADIGSICMVLSLTLTPLKRKQGLKLLLAVAGFGICIIVFGLSKWYWLSFGALLISGILDGVSVVVRSNIVQLKTPDELRGRVMSVNSMFINSSNEIGQFESGVSAKLMGNVASVVFGGCMTVLVVIFTAIKAPALKKMEY is encoded by the coding sequence TTGAACAAACCAATATCAGCCGCTTTAAAAATTCCTGAGTTTAGAAACTTCATCATTGGTCGTTTTGTTTTTGTAATGGGCATCCGCATGATGGGCACATTGGTTGCCTGGTGGATGTACGAATTAACAAGAGATGCTTTTTACATTGGCATGATCGGGCTGGCAGAAGCTATTCCCGCCGTTTCGTTAGCATTATATGCAGGACTTGTAATTGATAAAAGCGAGAAAAGAAAATTATTGGTTAGCACGGTTATATTATATGCTGTTGCAGCAGCTATTCTATTAGGCACTTCAACACATTGGTTTAATGACGCATTTGGCAAAAAAGTTATCATTGCCTTTGTTTATAGTATTATTTTTTGCACAGGTATTGTAAGAGCGTTTACCGGTCCAAGTTTTGGCGCTATCATTGCGTCATTGGTACCAAGAGAATTATTAACCACTGCGTCACAATTAAATTCATCTGCGTATTTAACAGCCAGCATATCAGGGCATGCTTTGGCTGGATTTTTAATTGCAGGGATAAATGTAACAGGTACTTTTTTAGTGATTACAATATTTATTGCTGTTGCCAGTTTTTTATTATCCAGGATCAAAGAAATACCGCCGATCATAAGCGCTGAAAAGAAAACACTGGAAGCGGTTGGTGAAGGATTGAAATATGTTTTAAAAACAAAAGAAGTGTTGGGTGCTTTGTCACTAGATCTGTTCGCTGTACTTTTTGGTGGCGCTGTTGCAATGGTGCCTGTGTATGCAAAAGATATTTTACATGTTGGTCCCATTGGTTTTGGCTGGCTCAATGCTGCTGCAGATATAGGATCCATCTGCATGGTACTTTCGCTTACATTAACTCCATTAAAACGTAAACAAGGATTAAAATTATTGTTAGCCGTTGCCGGCTTCGGTATTTGCATTATTGTATTTGGACTTTCTAAATGGTATTGGCTTTCCTTTGGAGCATTGTTGATCAGTGGCATTTTGGACGGCGTAAGCGTAGTAGTGCGCAGCAATATCGTGCAATTAAAAACTCCTGATGAATTACGCGGAAGGGTAATGAGCGTAAACTCTATGTTCATCAATTCATCTAACGAAATTGGACAGTTCGAAAGTGGTGTTTCTGCAAAACTGATGGGCAATGTTGCGTCTGTGGTTTTTGGTGGCTGCATGACGGTCTTAGTAGTGATCTTTACAGCTATTAAGGCGCCTGCTTTAAAAAAGATGGAATATTAG